The following proteins are encoded in a genomic region of Micromonospora olivasterospora:
- a CDS encoding transposase: MNLPQVATDTAADRAEQGLLVPRTRRRYQQVQDLVNEGHSIREITRRLGLARGTVCRFARATTVDELLAKPRAGRPSILDGYVDYLHQRLTDGVTNTTELFTEIRARGYRGSAATLRTYLQPLRTAATPPPRPRTPKVRRITAWLLRHPNKLHPDDDTGLAAVRAACPHLDALAGHVTAFAEILTNRHGHQLNAWITAVTADDQPDLHSFIAGLRRDHDAVVNGPTLPYNSGVVEGHVNQIKMIKRQMYGRANLDLLRKRVLLA; encoded by the coding sequence GTGAACCTGCCCCAGGTCGCCACCGACACCGCCGCCGACCGGGCGGAACAGGGCCTGCTCGTGCCACGAACCCGACGCCGCTACCAACAGGTCCAGGACCTGGTCAACGAGGGCCACAGCATTCGGGAGATCACCCGGCGGCTCGGCCTGGCCCGAGGCACCGTCTGCCGCTTCGCCCGCGCCACGACGGTCGACGAACTCCTGGCCAAACCCCGCGCCGGCCGGCCCAGCATTCTCGACGGCTACGTCGACTACCTGCACCAACGCCTCACCGACGGCGTCACCAACACCACCGAACTGTTCACCGAGATTCGCGCCCGCGGCTACCGAGGCAGCGCCGCCACCCTGCGCACCTACCTGCAACCCCTGCGGACCGCTGCCACACCACCACCCCGGCCGCGGACGCCGAAAGTCCGCCGGATCACCGCCTGGCTACTGCGGCACCCCAACAAACTGCACCCCGACGACGACACGGGCCTGGCCGCCGTCCGTGCTGCCTGCCCGCACCTCGACGCCCTCGCCGGCCACGTCACGGCGTTCGCGGAGATTCTCACCAACCGACACGGACACCAGCTCAATGCCTGGATCACCGCGGTGACCGCAGACGATCAACCCGACCTGCACTCGTTCATCGCCGGCCTACGCCGCGACCACGACGCCGTCGTCAACGGCCCGACCCTGCCCTACAACTCCGGCGTCGTCGAAGGGCACGTCAACCAGATCAAGATGATTAAACGACAGATGTACGGACGGGCGAACCTCGATCTACTCCGCAAGCGCGTGCTGCTGGCCTGA
- a CDS encoding transposase family protein, translating into MTQDGAGYHCVGCVVRSADFVALLPHLAHVVVERVERRPGGVRIWARACARRAACPGCGRRARRVRSRYERRLRDVAVAGQPVEIRLPVRRFFCDAVRCPVRTFAEQVTGLTGRYTRRSPLLRQTLEKIGLALAGRAGARLADRLGLETSRSSVLRLVRALPDPPAGTVNSAGCGRLRPPPRPPVRDRAG; encoded by the coding sequence ATGACCCAGGACGGAGCGGGCTACCACTGTGTAGGGTGCGTCGTGCGGTCGGCTGATTTTGTGGCGCTCCTGCCTCATCTGGCGCATGTTGTGGTCGAGCGGGTGGAACGACGCCCAGGTGGCGTGCGGATATGGGCCCGAGCGTGTGCCCGCCGCGCGGCGTGTCCTGGGTGTGGTCGTCGGGCCAGGCGGGTGCGCAGCCGCTACGAACGTCGACTCAGAGATGTCGCGGTGGCCGGCCAGCCGGTCGAGATCCGGTTACCGGTCCGCCGGTTCTTCTGCGACGCCGTGCGCTGCCCGGTGCGCACCTTCGCCGAGCAAGTCACCGGGCTGACCGGCCGATACACCCGACGCAGTCCGCTGCTTCGCCAGACGCTGGAGAAGATCGGCCTGGCCCTTGCCGGTCGGGCGGGCGCCCGGCTGGCCGACCGCCTCGGCCTGGAGACCAGCCGCAGCAGTGTCCTGCGGCTGGTCCGCGCCCTGCCCGACCCCCCGGCGGGCACAGTCAACAGCGCTGGGTGTGGACGACTTCGCCCTCCGCCGAGGCCACCGGTACGCGACCGTGCTGGTTGA
- a CDS encoding IS701 family transposase, with protein MRERAGLLQRLRSCFARTQTWQHAGRYISALVSQVPKRNGWTIAEQVGDATPDRTQRLLNRAVWDTTAAMSQVRRFAAAGLDEAARRRRRRGLVVGALDETGQPKQGKATCGVKRQYMGCAGRVANGINTVHLSYVREKTGHALIGARQWIPAEHITDPRASAGMGLPPEVEFRTKGQLAIDICADAFADGLVFDFACGDEVYGNCTQLREFFEQHGQAYVLRVAATFMIDLPSEAKLTCAQAVTLLVKDKRRWEVRSAGTGSKGQRWYAWAWIATASPRHHLLIRRHLRSGELAFHYCHVPEGQILTKTRLIRAAGLRWPVEEDFEFSKDHFGLDQCQARLYTAIQRHTVLVMAALAVCAVTAAHLADRTDTQAPPPSTPDQPPPPEPGMIPLTVPEVKRLLANALQHPKPPGHATHWLNWRRRHQARARWFHQRTRLNRDYTLVS; from the coding sequence GTGCGGGAACGGGCCGGGCTGTTGCAGCGGCTGCGGTCGTGCTTCGCCCGAACGCAGACGTGGCAGCACGCGGGAAGATACATATCGGCGCTGGTCAGCCAGGTGCCGAAGCGCAACGGGTGGACCATCGCCGAGCAGGTCGGGGACGCCACGCCGGACCGCACGCAGCGGCTGCTGAACCGGGCGGTGTGGGACACGACGGCCGCGATGAGCCAGGTCCGGCGGTTCGCCGCTGCGGGTCTGGACGAGGCGGCGCGCCGTCGGCGGCGGCGTGGCCTGGTCGTCGGCGCGTTGGACGAGACGGGCCAGCCCAAGCAGGGCAAGGCGACGTGCGGGGTGAAGCGGCAGTACATGGGGTGCGCGGGCCGGGTCGCGAACGGGATCAACACGGTGCACCTGTCCTACGTTCGGGAGAAGACGGGGCACGCGTTGATCGGGGCGCGTCAGTGGATCCCGGCCGAGCACATCACCGACCCCCGGGCCTCGGCCGGTATGGGACTGCCGCCGGAGGTGGAGTTCCGCACCAAGGGCCAGCTGGCTATCGATATCTGTGCTGATGCGTTCGCCGACGGCCTGGTATTCGACTTCGCCTGCGGCGACGAGGTGTACGGCAACTGCACACAACTACGGGAGTTCTTCGAGCAGCACGGGCAGGCGTACGTGCTGCGGGTCGCTGCCACCTTCATGATCGACCTGCCCTCCGAAGCGAAACTGACCTGCGCACAGGCCGTCACGCTGCTGGTCAAGGACAAGCGTCGGTGGGAGGTCCGCTCGGCCGGTACCGGGTCGAAGGGACAGCGCTGGTATGCCTGGGCGTGGATCGCCACCGCCTCGCCCCGCCATCATCTGCTCATCCGCCGTCACCTGCGCAGCGGTGAACTGGCCTTCCACTACTGCCATGTGCCCGAGGGGCAGATCCTGACCAAGACGAGGCTGATCCGCGCTGCCGGGCTGCGCTGGCCGGTCGAGGAAGATTTCGAGTTCAGCAAGGACCACTTCGGCCTGGACCAGTGCCAAGCGAGGCTCTACACCGCGATCCAGCGGCACACCGTGCTGGTCATGGCCGCCCTCGCGGTCTGCGCGGTCACCGCCGCCCACCTCGCCGACCGCACCGACACCCAGGCACCGCCGCCAAGCACACCGGACCAGCCGCCGCCACCCGAGCCCGGAATGATCCCGCTGACCGTCCCCGAGGTCAAACGACTACTCGCCAACGCCCTCCAGCATCCGAAACCACCCGGCCACGCCACGCACTGGCTCAACTGGCGACGCCGTCACCAGGCCCGCGCCCGCTGGTTCCACCAACGCACACGGCTGAACCGGGACTACACCCTGGTCAGCTAG
- a CDS encoding cyclase family protein, whose protein sequence is MHTPEHAELKNLLAGSPTNWARWGEADEVGCLNYLDQNAILRGIRTVQQGKVFTLQATMCDPNGDPMWPARQQPQRANVQDKSTYRDGVSRPFQGGLEYADDTIFMYLQGTTHYDGLGHAWYDDTTWNGHHADTTIGRMTHGGVLPIAERGVVGRGVLLDMARHRGKTWLDADETFDHEDLTACAQQQGVALEPGDILLIRTGSMRRYQYDPKAYADKLNEPGLTYRPGIVEWFDTMQVPNLITDTIANEVLDDPAVPAKLSLHAALMRNLGVVFTELAWLEDLAYDCALDGQYSFCYIAAPLKIVGATGAPANPVAIK, encoded by the coding sequence ATGCATACTCCTGAGCATGCCGAGCTGAAGAACCTCCTCGCCGGATCACCCACCAACTGGGCACGTTGGGGTGAAGCCGACGAGGTGGGCTGCCTCAACTATCTCGACCAGAACGCCATCCTGCGGGGCATTCGAACAGTCCAGCAAGGGAAGGTCTTCACCCTCCAGGCAACCATGTGCGACCCGAACGGCGACCCCATGTGGCCCGCCCGCCAGCAACCCCAGCGAGCGAACGTCCAGGACAAGAGCACCTATCGAGACGGAGTAAGCCGACCCTTCCAGGGCGGCCTGGAGTACGCCGACGACACGATCTTCATGTACCTGCAGGGAACAACACATTACGACGGCCTGGGACACGCCTGGTACGACGACACCACCTGGAACGGACATCACGCCGATACAACGATCGGCAGGATGACCCACGGCGGAGTCCTGCCGATCGCTGAACGCGGCGTCGTCGGCCGCGGTGTCCTGCTCGATATGGCCCGCCATCGCGGCAAGACCTGGCTCGACGCCGACGAAACCTTCGACCACGAGGACCTTACTGCTTGTGCCCAACAGCAGGGTGTAGCACTGGAACCAGGTGACATCCTGCTGATCCGCACCGGGTCGATGCGGCGCTACCAATACGACCCGAAGGCCTATGCAGACAAGCTCAACGAGCCCGGACTCACCTACCGTCCGGGCATCGTCGAGTGGTTCGACACCATGCAAGTCCCCAACCTGATCACCGACACGATCGCCAACGAGGTACTCGACGATCCGGCCGTACCGGCGAAACTTTCACTTCACGCGGCGCTCATGCGCAACCTCGGCGTCGTGTTCACCGAACTAGCATGGCTAGAGGATCTCGCTTACGACTGCGCCCTCGACGGGCAATACAGCTTCTGCTACATCGCCGCCCCCCTCAAAATCGTCGGCGCTACCGGCGCACCAGCAAACCCCGTCGCCATCAAATGA
- the panB gene encoding 3-methyl-2-oxobutanoate hydroxymethyltransferase: MSGGFGSLYGVRGRRLTSRDLAAAKKRGVPWAMLTAYDALTAGVFDEVGVPVLLVGDSAANVVFGYDSTLPVTVEELLPLLRAVTGATSRCLVVGDMPFRSCQGSPQKALGQRRALHEGRPRTGCEARRGPGGPPAGRALVTAGIPVMGHVGLTPQSVNVLGGYTVQRRGETGERLIQDARDLEAAGAFAVVLEVVPAESAKRITAELASPTIGIGAGPDCDAQVMVGQDLAGLTPDPAPKFVKRYSNMRQVLSGAARQFIADVSSRNYPWRGSCILLSMPS; this comes from the coding sequence ATGTCGGGAGGGTTCGGCTCGCTGTACGGCGTCAGGGGGCGACGGTTGACCAGCCGGGACCTGGCGGCCGCGAAGAAGCGCGGCGTGCCGTGGGCAATGCTGACTGCCTACGACGCACTTACTGCCGGGGTCTTCGACGAGGTCGGGGTACCCGTGCTGCTGGTCGGTGATAGCGCGGCCAACGTTGTCTTCGGCTACGACAGCACGCTTCCGGTGACCGTCGAGGAACTACTTCCGTTGCTTCGCGCGGTTACCGGCGCAACATCCAGATGCCTGGTGGTGGGCGACATGCCTTTCAGGTCCTGTCAAGGCTCGCCACAGAAGGCCCTCGGACAACGCCGCGCGCTTCATGAAGGAAGGCCGCGCACAGGCTGTGAAGCTCGAAGGGGGCCGGGCGGTCCTCCCGCAGGTCGAGCGCTCGTCACCGCGGGAATCCCTGTGATGGGCCACGTCGGGCTGACCCCGCAGTCGGTAAACGTGCTGGGCGGATACACGGTGCAGCGACGAGGTGAGACGGGTGAACGTCTGATCCAGGACGCTCGCGACCTTGAGGCGGCCGGCGCGTTCGCCGTCGTTCTCGAGGTTGTGCCCGCTGAGTCGGCGAAGCGCATCACGGCCGAACTCGCGAGCCCAACGATCGGCATCGGAGCCGGACCCGATTGCGACGCACAGGTGATGGTCGGGCAAGATCTGGCGGGGCTCACACCCGATCCGGCCCCCAAGTTCGTTAAGCGATATTCAAACATGCGACAGGTCCTCTCCGGGGCCGCGCGGCAGTTCATCGCCGACGTCTCGTCGAGGAACTACCCCTGGAGAGGATCATGCATACTCCTGAGCATGCCGAGCTGA
- a CDS encoding IS701 family transposase, whose translation MPDGIEFATRSELAAHMITAALDAGVSAGWAAADEAYGNSSVFRSHLRQHRLGYVLAVSRSHLIPPDSGKVKIRADRAAAGLPASAWQRRSASAGSKGPRLYDWAWLDQVTTDADPDDGGRHSLLIRRNTTTGELAFYRCWSPKPTTLAQFVRVAGIRWTVEESFQTAKGQVGPDQHQVRRWDSWHRFTTLALAALAVLAICAADAASTTDDGKDIGLIKMTVNEVRRLINILIVRPTNGLAHRLHWSGWRRQHQARARRSHYTRRLNLELQP comes from the coding sequence GTGCCCGACGGCATCGAGTTCGCCACCCGGTCCGAGTTGGCCGCCCACATGATCACCGCCGCCCTCGACGCCGGCGTCTCCGCGGGGTGGGCCGCAGCGGACGAGGCCTACGGCAACAGCAGTGTTTTCCGCTCCCACCTGCGCCAACACAGGCTCGGCTACGTCCTCGCGGTATCCCGCAGCCACCTGATCCCGCCCGACAGCGGCAAGGTGAAGATCCGCGCTGACCGGGCCGCCGCGGGGCTACCGGCATCGGCCTGGCAACGCCGCTCAGCCAGCGCCGGATCCAAGGGGCCCCGCTTATACGACTGGGCCTGGCTCGACCAGGTCACCACCGACGCCGACCCCGACGACGGCGGCCGGCACAGCCTCCTGATCCGCCGCAACACCACCACCGGCGAGTTGGCCTTCTACCGCTGCTGGAGCCCGAAGCCGACCACGCTCGCCCAGTTCGTGCGGGTCGCCGGGATCCGGTGGACCGTCGAGGAGAGCTTCCAGACCGCGAAAGGTCAGGTCGGCCCGGACCAGCACCAGGTCCGCCGCTGGGACTCCTGGCACCGGTTCACCACCCTCGCTCTGGCCGCCCTCGCCGTCCTGGCGATCTGCGCCGCCGACGCCGCCAGCACCACCGACGACGGCAAAGACATCGGGCTGATCAAAATGACCGTCAACGAAGTCCGCCGCCTGATCAACATCCTCATCGTCCGCCCGACCAACGGCCTCGCCCACCGTTTGCACTGGTCAGGCTGGCGCCGCCAGCATCAAGCCCGAGCCCGACGATCCCACTACACACGCCGCCTCAACCTCGAACTCCAACCATGA
- a CDS encoding Rossmann-like and DUF2520 domain-containing protein: protein MPLHIAVIGAGRVGTVLGAALARAGHHITVVARSPRSLARARRLLPDASFVSLAAATDADLLLLTTSDDALVQAARELADAPSLRVGQTVLHTSVVHGLGALEPLQHRGLRIGAMHPAMTFTGQLTDLDRLPGTTFTVTAQPDLLKSLRRLIEGDLKGRQQSLREEQRPLYHLGLVHGANHLVSLVNDACDMLRAGGITHPQDVLEPLLRAALDNALHAGDHGLTGPIARGDVGTLEWHVATLEQTRHPAADAYITLAHRTAERAHHAGILSDVTAARLMDAIAIRPDRRAASTRRCDCGS from the coding sequence ATGCCACTGCACATTGCCGTCATCGGCGCTGGACGCGTCGGTACCGTGCTCGGGGCGGCGCTGGCCAGGGCTGGACACCACATCACCGTTGTGGCGAGGTCCCCTCGCTCCTTGGCTCGTGCTCGACGCCTGCTCCCCGACGCCTCATTCGTGTCTCTCGCTGCGGCCACGGACGCGGACCTCTTGTTGTTGACCACTTCCGATGACGCGCTCGTACAGGCTGCTCGAGAACTGGCGGACGCTCCCTCGCTGCGAGTGGGACAAACCGTGCTGCACACCTCGGTCGTGCACGGGTTGGGCGCACTCGAACCCCTTCAGCATCGCGGGCTGCGGATCGGGGCGATGCATCCGGCGATGACGTTCACCGGTCAACTGACTGACCTCGACCGCCTCCCCGGAACTACTTTCACCGTTACCGCCCAACCCGACCTGCTCAAGTCACTCCGCCGATTGATCGAGGGCGACCTTAAAGGACGTCAGCAATCACTCCGGGAGGAACAACGACCCCTTTATCATCTCGGGCTGGTCCATGGCGCCAATCATTTGGTGAGCCTCGTGAACGATGCATGCGACATGCTCAGAGCGGGTGGCATCACACACCCACAGGACGTCCTCGAACCGCTCCTGAGGGCCGCCCTCGACAACGCCCTCCACGCTGGGGACCACGGGCTCACCGGCCCCATCGCGCGCGGCGATGTCGGCACGCTCGAATGGCACGTCGCGACCCTGGAGCAGACCCGGCATCCAGCAGCCGACGCATACATCACGCTAGCCCACCGGACTGCCGAACGTGCCCACCACGCCGGCATCCTGTCCGACGTCACCGCCGCTCGACTCATGGACGCCATCGCAATCCGCCCGGATCGTCGGGCCGCGTCGACTCGACGGTGCGACTGCGGTTCCTGA
- a CDS encoding transposase, producing the protein MTTLAARVREFAAILTGRRGQDLPSWIATTRADMLPGFDSYLKGLDKDLGPAVAGLTVPCSNGPTEGVNTKIKLLKRQTYGKAVGWRWTQGDLRRGTGTPSLAERTCGRSGVRPTLHHDGGVVERVVRGEARRGQERSSPPRLGPAHRTPRRSTGRARFDPGLRGRRTGCPEACRASGLEAGARGEGRTGQAAVAGQA; encoded by the coding sequence ATGACCACCCTCGCCGCCCGAGTACGTGAGTTCGCCGCCATCCTCACCGGGCGCCGCGGCCAGGACCTTCCCAGCTGGATCGCCACCACCCGTGCGGACATGCTGCCCGGCTTCGACTCCTACCTCAAAGGACTGGACAAGGACCTGGGCCCGGCGGTCGCGGGCCTGACCGTGCCCTGCAGCAACGGACCCACCGAGGGCGTGAATACGAAGATCAAGCTGCTCAAGCGACAGACCTACGGCAAAGCCGTGGGGTGGCGGTGGACTCAAGGTGATCTTCGGCGTGGCACAGGAACCCCGTCCCTGGCGGAAAGAACCTGTGGTAGATCAGGTGTACGACCGACTCTTCACCATGATGGCGGCGTCGTAGAAAGGGTTGTCCGTGGCGAAGCCCGACGGGGCCAAGAACGAAGTTCGCCACCGCGTCTGGGACCTGCTCACCGAACACCGCGCCGCTCAACCGGACGTGCACGGTTCGATCCCGGACTTCGTGGGCGCCGAACTGGCTGCCCAGAAGCTTGCCGAGCTTCCGGTCTGGAAGCAGGCGCGCGTGGTGAAGGCCGTACCGGACAAGCCGCAGTTGCCGGTCAGGCGTGA